A stretch of Rhododendron vialii isolate Sample 1 chromosome 4a, ASM3025357v1 DNA encodes these proteins:
- the LOC131324155 gene encoding pentatricopeptide repeat-containing protein At1g12300, mitochondrial-like isoform X2 → MAQIGVFSVISPIESAKYRKGNLLSPPHRSYFALRSHSNTINTRSSTPSATLISPARKQDDVPTILEINKALANTTKSGSILKRGYTPDVVTFNTLLNGLIPQDNADEALSLFNKLLLQDIELNLYTFNIAINCYCRVNRVGFGFSLLGSVFKRGYTPDVVTFNTLLHALIPQDKAEEALSLFNKLLLQDIELDLYTFSIAINCYSCVNRVGFGFSLLGSIFKRGYTPNVIIFNTLLDGLIAQDKADEALSLFNKLLLQDIELDLYTFSIAINCYSRVNRVGFVFSLLGSIFKCGYTPNVVIFNTLLDGLIVQDKADEALSLFNKLLLQDIEIDLYTFNIAINCYCHVNQVGFGFSLLGSIFKRGYTPDVVTFNTLLNALIPQDKADEALSLFNKLLLQDIELDLYTFSIAINCYSRVNRVGFGLSLLGSIFKSGYTPNVVTFSTLLNGFIAQDKAAEALSHFEKLQLQDIELNFVHLQHCN, encoded by the exons ATGGCTCAGATTGGGGTTTTTTCAGTAATCAGTCCCATAGAATCTGCTAAATACCGAAaaggtaatcttctctctcctccccaccGTTCATATTTTGCCCTTCGTTCTCATTCCAACACTATAAACACTAGAAGTTCTACTCCTTCTGCGACCCTCATCAGCCCAGCACGAAAGCAAGATGATGTTCCAACCATTTTAGAAATCAATAAGGCGTTAGCCAATACTACGAAGTCGG GCAGCATCTTGAAACGCGGTTATACGCCAGATGTAGTTACCTTCAACACTCTGTTGAATGGGCTTATCCCACAAGATAATGCTGATGAGgctctttctcttttcaacaAGTTGTTGTTACAAGACATTGAGCTAAATTTGTATACCTTCAACATTGCTATTAACTGCTACTGTCGCGTGAATCGAGTTGGCTTTGGGTTCTCTCTTTTAGGCAGTGTCTTCAAACGCGGTTATACGCCTGATGTAGTTACCTTCAACACTCTGTTGCATGCACTTATCCCACAAGATAAAGCTGAAGAGgctctttctcttttcaacaAGTTGTTGTTACAAGACATTGAGCTAGATTTGTATACCTTCAGCATTGCTATTAACTGCTACTCTTGCGTGAATCGAGTTGGCTTTGGGTTCTCTCTTTTAGGCAGCATCTTCAAACGCGGGTATACACCTAATGTAATTATCTTCAACACCCTGTTAGATGGACTTATCGCACAGGATAAAGCTGATGAGGCTCTTTCTCTTTTCAATAAGTTGTTGTTACAAGACATTGAGCTAGATTTGTATACCTTCAGCATTGCTATTAACTGCTACTCTCGTGTGAATCGAGTTGGCTTTGTGTTCTCTCTTTTAGGCAGCATCTTCAAATGCGGGTATACACCTAATGTAGTTATCTTCAACACCCTGTTAGATGGACTTATTGTACAGGATAAAGCTGATGAGgctctttctcttttcaacaAGTTGTTGTTACAAGACATTGAGATCGATTTGTATACCTTCAACATTGCTATTAACTGCTACTGTCACGTGAATCAAGTTGGCTTTGGGTTCTCTCTTTTAGGCAGCATCTTCAAACGCGGTTATACGCCTGATGTAGTTACCTTCAACACTCTGTTGAATGCACTTATCCCACAAGATAAAGCTGATGAGgctctttctcttttcaacaAGTTGTTGTTACAAGACATTGAGCTAGATTTGTATACCTTCAGCATTGCTATTAACTGCTACTCTCGCGTGAATCGAGTTGGCTTTGGGTTATCCCTTTTGGGCAGCATCTTCAAAAGCGGTTATACGCCTAATGTAGTTACCTTCAGCACTCTGTTAAATGGATTTATTGCACAAGATAAAGCTGCTGAGGCTCTTTCTCATTTTGAGAAGTTGCAGTTACAAGACATTGAGCTAAATTTTGTACACCTTCAACATTGCAATTAA
- the LOC131324156 gene encoding pentatricopeptide repeat-containing protein At1g62590-like, protein MTQIGVFSVTSPMESANYRKGNLLSPPHLSYFALHSHSNTRNPRSSTPSATIISQAKPQPSFGRESLSKENPRLENLRPAQDDVPTILKFNKALAIIAKSGKYGKALSHFNELQLKEIELDLYTFAIAIKCYCHLNRVGFGLSLLGGIFKRGYTPDVVTFTTLLNGLIAQDKADEALSLFNKIQLRDIELDLYTFNIAINCYCCMNQVGFGFSLLGSIFKCGYMPDVVTFTTLLNGLIAQDKADDALSLFNKLLLQDTEQNLYTFNIAINCYCHVNRVGFGFSLLGSIFKCGYMPDVFTFTTLLNGLIAQDKAAEALSLFDKLQLQNIELDLYTLSIAINCYCCVNRVAFGLSLLGGIFKRGYTPDVVTFTTLLNGLLAQDKADEALSLFNKFLLQDIEPTLYTFSVAINCYCHVNRVGFGFSLLGGIFKHGYTPDVVTFNTLLDGLIGQDKADEAVELFEKVVKKGEIKPDETIYGSLINRLCKMGNTGAAISFLRIAEGGLKHDTMT, encoded by the coding sequence ATGACTCAGATTGGGGTTTTTTCTGTAACCAGTCCCATGGAATCCGCTAATTACCGAAaaggtaatcttctctctcctccccaccTTTCATATTTTGCCCTTCATTCTCATTCCAACACTAGAAACCCAAGAAGTTCTACTCCTTCTGCGACCATCATCAGCCAAGCAAAACCCCAGCCCAGTTTTGGAAGAGAAAGCTTGTCGAAAGAAAACCCCAGGTTGGAGAATCTGCGCCCTGCGCAAGATGATGTTCCAACCATTTTAAAATTCAATAAGGCGTTGGCAATTATTGCGAAGTCAGGTAAGTACGGCAAAGCTCTTTCTCATTTCAACGAGTTGCAGTTAAAGGAGATTGAGCTAGATTTGTATACCTTCGCCATTGCCATTAAGTGCTATTGTCACCTGAATCGAGTTGGCTTTGGGTTATCGCTTTTAGGCGGTATCTTCAAACGGGGTTATACGCCTGATGTAGTTACCTTCACCACTCTGTTAAATGGACTTATCGCACAAGATAAAGCTGATGAGgctctttctcttttcaacaAGATACAGTTACGAGACATTGAGCTAGATTTGTACACCTTCAACATTGCAATTAACTGCTACTGTTGCATGAATCAAGTTGGCTTTGGGTTCTCTCTTTTAGGCAGCATCTTCAAATGCGGTTATATGCCTGATGTAGTTACCTTCACCACTCTGTTAAATGGACTTATCGCACAAGATAAAGCTGATGATGCTCTTTCTCTTTTCAATAAGTTGCTATTGCAAGACACCGAGCAAAATTTGTACACCTTCAACATTGCAATTAACTGCTACTGTCACGTGAATCGAGTTGGCTTTGGGTTCTCTCTTTTAGGCAGCATCTTCAAATGCGGTTATATGCCTGATGTTTTTACCTTCACCACTCTGTTAAATGGACTTATTGCACAAGATAAAGCTGCTGAGGCTCTTTCTCTTTTTGACAAGTTGCAGTTACAAAACATTGAGCTAGATTTGTACACCTTAAGCATTGCAATTAACTGCTACTGTTGCGTGAATCGAGTTGCCTTTGGGTTATCGCTTTTAGGCGGTATCTTCAAACGTGGTTATACGCCTGATGTAGTTACCTTCACCACTCTGTTAAATGGACTTCTTGCACAAGATAAAGCTGATGAGgctctttctcttttcaacaAGTTCTTGTTACAAGACATTGAGCCAACTTTGTATACCTTCAGCGTTGCTATTAACTGCTACTGTCATGTGAATCGAGTTGGCTTTGGGTTCTCTCTTTTAGGCGGTATCTTCAAACACGGTTATACGCCTGATGTAGTTACCTTCAACACTTTGTTAGATGGACTTATCGGACAAGATAAAGCTGATGAGGCCGTGGAGTTATTTGAGAAAGTAGTCAAAAAGGGTGAAATCAAACCCGATGAGACGATATATGGATCGTTAATAAATAGGCTTTGCAAAATGGGAAACACGGGAGCGGCTATTAGTTTTCTGAGGATAGCAGAAGGAGGTTTAAAACATGACACCATGACATAG
- the LOC131324155 gene encoding pentatricopeptide repeat-containing protein At1g62914, mitochondrial-like isoform X1: MAQIGVFSVISPIESAKYRKGNLLSPPHRSYFALRSHSNTINTRSSTPSATLISPARKQDDVPTILEINKALANTTKSGKYSTALSHFNELQLHDIELNLYTFNIAINCYCCVNRVGFGFSLLGSILKRGYTPDVVTFNTLLNGLIPQDNADEALSLFNKLLLQDIELNLYTFNIAINCYCRVNRVGFGFSLLGSVFKRGYTPDVVTFNTLLHALIPQDKAEEALSLFNKLLLQDIELDLYTFSIAINCYSCVNRVGFGFSLLGSIFKRGYTPNVIIFNTLLDGLIAQDKADEALSLFNKLLLQDIELDLYTFSIAINCYSRVNRVGFVFSLLGSIFKCGYTPNVVIFNTLLDGLIVQDKADEALSLFNKLLLQDIEIDLYTFNIAINCYCHVNQVGFGFSLLGSIFKRGYTPDVVTFNTLLNALIPQDKADEALSLFNKLLLQDIELDLYTFSIAINCYSRVNRVGFGLSLLGSIFKSGYTPNVVTFSTLLNGFIAQDKAAEALSHFEKLQLQDIELNFVHLQHCN, translated from the coding sequence ATGGCTCAGATTGGGGTTTTTTCAGTAATCAGTCCCATAGAATCTGCTAAATACCGAAaaggtaatcttctctctcctccccaccGTTCATATTTTGCCCTTCGTTCTCATTCCAACACTATAAACACTAGAAGTTCTACTCCTTCTGCGACCCTCATCAGCCCAGCACGAAAGCAAGATGATGTTCCAACCATTTTAGAAATCAATAAGGCGTTAGCCAATACTACGAAGTCGGGTAAGTACAGCACGGCTCTTTCTCATTTCAACGAGTTGCAGTTACACGACATTGAGCTAAATTTGTACACCTTCAACATTGCAATTAACTGCTATTGTTGCGTTAATCGAGTTGGATTTGGGTTCTCTCTTTTAGGCAGCATCTTGAAACGCGGTTATACGCCAGATGTAGTTACCTTCAACACTCTGTTGAATGGGCTTATCCCACAAGATAATGCTGATGAGgctctttctcttttcaacaAGTTGTTGTTACAAGACATTGAGCTAAATTTGTATACCTTCAACATTGCTATTAACTGCTACTGTCGCGTGAATCGAGTTGGCTTTGGGTTCTCTCTTTTAGGCAGTGTCTTCAAACGCGGTTATACGCCTGATGTAGTTACCTTCAACACTCTGTTGCATGCACTTATCCCACAAGATAAAGCTGAAGAGgctctttctcttttcaacaAGTTGTTGTTACAAGACATTGAGCTAGATTTGTATACCTTCAGCATTGCTATTAACTGCTACTCTTGCGTGAATCGAGTTGGCTTTGGGTTCTCTCTTTTAGGCAGCATCTTCAAACGCGGGTATACACCTAATGTAATTATCTTCAACACCCTGTTAGATGGACTTATCGCACAGGATAAAGCTGATGAGGCTCTTTCTCTTTTCAATAAGTTGTTGTTACAAGACATTGAGCTAGATTTGTATACCTTCAGCATTGCTATTAACTGCTACTCTCGTGTGAATCGAGTTGGCTTTGTGTTCTCTCTTTTAGGCAGCATCTTCAAATGCGGGTATACACCTAATGTAGTTATCTTCAACACCCTGTTAGATGGACTTATTGTACAGGATAAAGCTGATGAGgctctttctcttttcaacaAGTTGTTGTTACAAGACATTGAGATCGATTTGTATACCTTCAACATTGCTATTAACTGCTACTGTCACGTGAATCAAGTTGGCTTTGGGTTCTCTCTTTTAGGCAGCATCTTCAAACGCGGTTATACGCCTGATGTAGTTACCTTCAACACTCTGTTGAATGCACTTATCCCACAAGATAAAGCTGATGAGgctctttctcttttcaacaAGTTGTTGTTACAAGACATTGAGCTAGATTTGTATACCTTCAGCATTGCTATTAACTGCTACTCTCGCGTGAATCGAGTTGGCTTTGGGTTATCCCTTTTGGGCAGCATCTTCAAAAGCGGTTATACGCCTAATGTAGTTACCTTCAGCACTCTGTTAAATGGATTTATTGCACAAGATAAAGCTGCTGAGGCTCTTTCTCATTTTGAGAAGTTGCAGTTACAAGACATTGAGCTAAATTTTGTACACCTTCAACATTGCAATTAA